In the Emys orbicularis isolate rEmyOrb1 chromosome 3, rEmyOrb1.hap1, whole genome shotgun sequence genome, one interval contains:
- the SGK1 gene encoding serine/threonine-protein kinase Sgk1 produces MTVRAEASGPTLTYSKMRGVVAILIAFMKQRRMGLNDFIQKIATNSYPCKHPEVQSILKISQPEEPELMNANPSPPPSPSQQINLGPSSNPHATPSDFHFLKVIGKGSFGKVLLARHKAEEEFYAVKVLQKKAILKKKEEKHIMSERNVLLKNVKHPFLVGLHFSFQTADKLYFVLDYINGGELFYHLQRERCFLEPRARFYAAEIASALGYLHSLNIVYRDLKPENILLDSQGHIILTDFGLCKENIEHNGTTSTFCGTPEYLAPEVLHKQPYDRTVDWWCLGAVLYEMLYGLPPFYSRNTAEMYDNILNKPLQLKPNITNSARHLLEGLLQKDRTKRVGAKEDFMEIKNHIFFSPINWDDLINKKITPPFNPNVSGPSDLRHFDPEFTDEPVPNSIGQSSDSILITASVQEAAEAFLGFSYAPPMDSFL; encoded by the exons ATGACAGTCCGAGCCGAAGCTTCCGGACCCACATTAACGTATTCAAAGATGAGGGGAGTTGTTGCAATACTCATCG cTTTCATGAAACAGAGACGAATGGGGCTAAATGACTTCATTCAAAAAATAGCCACCAACTCCTACCCGTGCAAGCA CCCTGAAGTTCAGTCTATTTTGAAGATCTCCCAGCCTGAAGAGCCTGAACTTATGAATGCTAATCCTTCCCCTCCA CCCAGCCCATCACAGCAGATCAATCTTGGTCCATCATCCAACCCACATGCCACGCCATCAGACTTTCATTTCTTAAAGGTTATCGGAAAAGGAAGTTTTGGAAAG GTTCTCCTTGCAAGGCATAAGGCAGAAGAAGAATTCTATGCTGTTAAAGTACTGCAGAAGAAAGCAATCCTGAAAAAGAAGGAG GAGAAACACATAATGTCAGAGCGCAATGTCCTGCTGAAAAATGTGAAACACCCTTTCCTGGTTGGGCTCCActtttctttccagactgcagaCAAATTGTACTTTGTCCTTGACTACATCAATGGTGGAGAG TTATTCTACCATCTCCAGAGGGAACGTTGCTTCCTGGAGCCAAGAGCACGGTTTTATGCTGCTGAAATAGCCAGTGCACTGGGTTACTTGCACTCTCTGAACATAGTTTATCG GGACTTGAAGCCAGAGAATATCTTGCTAGATTCTCAGGGGCATATTATCTTGACTGACTTTGGACTCTGCAAAGAGAACATAGAACACAATGGCACTACCTCCACGTTTTGTGGCACACCTGAG TACCTTGCTCCTGAAGTTCTTCATAAGCAGCCCTACGACAGGACTGTTGACTGGTGGTGCCTTGGAGCAGTTTTGTATGAGATGCTTTATGGACTG CCCCCCTTCTACAGCAGGAACACAGCAGAAATGTATGACAATATCTTGAACAAACCCCTGCAATTGAAACCAAATATTACCAATTCTGCTAGACACCTTCTGGAAGGCTTGTTACAAAAGGATAGGACAAAGAGAGTTGGTGCTAAGGAGGACTTT ATGGAGATTAAGAATCACATCTTCTTCTCCCCAATTAACTGGGATGATCTCATTAATAAGAAGATTACACCTCCTTTTAACCCAAATGTG AGTGGTCCGAGTGATCTGCGACACTTTGACCCCGAGTTTACAGATGAGCCAGTCCCCAACTCCATTGGCCAATCTTCAGACAGTATCCTCATTACTGCTAGCGTCCAGGAAGCTGCTGAAGCGTTTCTGGGCTTTTCGTATGCCCCACCCATGGATTCTTTCCTGTga